The sequence GGGTACCCCTATATTTAATTTAAGTGGAGGTAATAATTATGAAAAAAGTAATAAAAATAGATGGTATGGGTTGTCAACACTGTGTAAAAAGTGTAACTAATGCTTTAGAGAATGTATCTGGAGTAAAGATATTAGAGGTAAAAATTGGAGAAGCTACTGTGGAAATAGCTGAAGATTTTGATATGAGTATAATAGTTGAAGCTTTAGATGATGCAGGATATGAGGTAATCTAATGACTAAAAAAAATTATCAACTTGGTGGGGTTACTTGCCAAGTATGTGTAAATAAGATAGAGAAGAAGCTCTCTAAATTAGAAGGAGTAAATGAAGCTGTTGTAAATTTTTCTAATGAAAAACTTATTGTAGATTATGATGAAAAAGTATTAGAGAGTGAAAAGATAAAAGAGGTTGTAAAAAAACTTGGATATGAGATAGAAGAGATAAATGATTATAAAGAAGTAGAACTAGATATCTCTGGAATTACTTGCCAAGTATGTGTAAATAAGATAGAGAAAAAAGTAGGAAAGTTAGAGGGAGTAAATGAAGTTGTTGTTAATCTAGCTAATAGTAGAGGAAAAGTAATCTATGATTCTGAAAAGATAAAACTTTCTGAAATACTAGAGGTTATAAAAAAACTTGGATATGATGGTAAGAAACATGAAGAGTTAGAAGAAGATAGCAGAGCTTTAGAAAATGAAAAGATTCTTAAAAGAGAGTTTTTAGAGTTTAAGTTGGCAATATTTTTCTCAGCAATTGT comes from Fusobacterium necrogenes and encodes:
- a CDS encoding heavy-metal-associated domain-containing protein; protein product: MKKVIKIDGMGCQHCVKSVTNALENVSGVKILEVKIGEATVEIAEDFDMSIIVEALDDAGYEVI